The following are encoded in a window of Ricinus communis isolate WT05 ecotype wild-type chromosome 4, ASM1957865v1, whole genome shotgun sequence genomic DNA:
- the LOC8284455 gene encoding UDP-glycosyltransferase 83A1 isoform X3 produces the protein MGSKSHVIFVPFPAQGHVSPLMKLAYNLADHGIMVTFVNTESIHMKIMSAMPEKFAEQCPISLVSIPEVLQSTPDGQDKWETLEIAPSFMRGHLQDLIENINQVNNDVQVTHVVADIANGWSLEVAKKMFIKAVAFVPYGLGNLALILHAPKLIEAGIIDIDGLPIRKELICLSEEIPAWNTNELLWSMQGDPEGQKFVFRNFVKTTWEYVRISDSLIVNSFYELESSATDLLPNILPIGPLSANARLGPFLGNLWPEDSTCLSWLDKQPTGSVIYAAFGSTLVCNQQQFNELALGLEMTGQPFLWVVRSGFMNGDIVAYPDGFMERNGNHGKIVEWAPQEKVLAHPSIACYFSHCGWNSTMEGVTNGVPFLCWPYCVDQFHNRDYICEAWKVGLRVIPDENGTVTRHEIKSKIEKLLSDKNIKANSLKLKEMARKSINEGGSSFKNFISFAEQMKQ, from the exons ATGGGTAGTAAATCACATGTAATATTTGTACCTTTCCCAGCACAAGGCCATGTTTCCCCCCTCATGAAGTTGGCCTACAACCTAGCTGACCATGGCATCATGGTCACATTTGTCAACACAGAGTCCATACACATGAAAATCATGTCTGCAATGCCTGAGAAATTCGCGGAGCAGTGTCCAATAAGTCTAGTTTCAATTCCTGAAGTGTTGCAGTCTACTCCTGATGGACAAGATAAATGGGAAACATTAGAGATTGCACCAAGTTTTATGCGGGGTCATCTGCAAGATTTGATCGAAAACATTAATCAGGTAAACAATGATGTGCAAGTAACGCATGTCGTTGCTGATATAGCAAATGGGTGGTCACTCGAAGTAGCCAAGAAAATGTTCATCAAAGCTGTTGCATTTGTACCTTACGGACTAGGAAACTTGGCATTGATACTGCATGCTCCTAAGCTTATCGAGGCTGGAATCATAGATATTGATG GATTACCGATTAGAAAAGAGCTGATTTGTCTATCCGAAGAAATTCCTGCCTGGAATACAAATGAACTCTTATGGAGCATGCAAGGCGATCCAGAGGGACAGAAATTCGTTTTCAGAAATTTTGTCAAAACCACATGGGAATATGTCAGAATTTCTGATTCCCTTATTGtcaattctttttatgaaCTTGAATCATCAGCCACTGACTTGCTTCCCAATATCTTACCCATTGGTCCATTGTCCGCGAATGCCCGCTTGGGACCTTTCCTTGGAAATCTGTGGCCTGAGGATTCGACTTGCTTAAGCTGGCTCGATAAACAACCTACAGGATCGGTCATTTATGCTGCATTTGGCAGTACACTAGTCTGCAATCAGCAACAATTTAATGAACTTGCACTTGGCCTTGAGATGACAGGCCAACCATTTTTATGGGTTGTTAGATCAGGTTTTATGAACGGAGACATTGTAGCATACCCTGATGGATTCAtggaaagaaatggaaatcaTGGAAAGATAGTCGAATGGGCACCTCAAGAAAAGGTGTTAGCTCATCCTTCCATTGCATGTTACTTTTCTCATTGTGGATGGAATTCAACAATGGAAGGTGTAACCAATGGGGTACCATTTCTATGTTGGCCTTACTGTGTAGATCAATTTCATAACAGGGATTATATTTGTGAAGCTTGGAAGGTTGGCCTGAGAGTAATACCAGATGAAAATGGGACTGTAACTAGGCATGAAATTAAATCCAAGATAGAGAAATTGCTCTCtgataagaatataaaagccAATTCTctgaaattgaaagaaatggcTAGAAAGAGCATCAATGAAGGTGGATCTTCTTTCAAGAATTTCATTAGCTTTGCTGAACAGATGAAGCAATAA